Proteins co-encoded in one Brassica oleracea var. oleracea cultivar TO1000 chromosome C4, BOL, whole genome shotgun sequence genomic window:
- the LOC106337088 gene encoding glucan endo-1,3-beta-glucosidase-like, with protein MAKAPPSISLLLLLSAAIFLALPAVISAIGVNYGTLGNLPPPTEVANFLKTQTSIDSVKIFNVDPNILRAFAGTGISVVVTVPNGDIPALANGRQARRWVSANILPFHPQTKIKYISVGNEILLTGDNNMISNLLPAMRNLNKALVRAGVRDVKVTTAHSLNIIAYDLNGAPSSGRFRPGWDKGVLAPILAYHRRTKSPFMINPYPYFGFDPKNVNFAIFRSPYKAVRDPFTHKIYTNMYDALMDSTYSAMKALGYGDVNIVVGETGWPSACDAPWCSLENAAWFNKNIIKRSQRQGTPLMPNRRFETYIFGLFNEEGKPGPTAERNWGLFHSDFSPVYDVGLLRNGQGGGGRPAPALPAPSTAGGKWCVAKWGASDAQLQGNIDWVCSQGGVDCKPIQAGGSCFNPNSMRTHASFVMNAYFQRNGRTDGSCNFSGTGVVVGNNPSNGACRY; from the exons ATGGCCAAAGCGCCACCGTCAATCTCTCTCCTCCTCCTCCTCTCCGCCGCCATATTTCTCGCTCTCCCGGCCGTGATCTCTGCCATAGGCGTCAACTACGGCACTCTTGGAAACCTCCCACCACCTACTGAGGTGGCAAATTTCCTCAAGACTCAGACTTCTATCGACAGCGTCAAGATTTTCAATGTGGATCCTAATATCCTCCGTGCCTTCGCCGGTACCGGAATCTCTGTCGTTGTCACCGTCCCTAACGGTGATATTCCGGCGTTAGCTAACGGAAGGCAAGCTCGTCGATGGGTGTCGGCTAATATTTTGCCGTTTCATCCTCAGACGAAGATCAAGTACATCTCCGTCGGAAATGAGATTCTGCTCACCGGAGATAATAACATGATCTCGAATCTTTTACCGGCGATGAGGAATCTTAACAAAGCTTTGGTCCGTGCTGGTGTCAGAGATGTTAAG GTGACAACCGCACACTCACTTAACATCATAGCCTATGACCTGAACGGTGCACCAAGCAGTGGTCGCTTCAGACCTGGCTGGGACAAAGGCGTATTGGCTCCAATCCTAGCTTACCATCGCCGAACCAAGTCTCCTTTCATGATCAACCCTTACCCTTACTTCGGTTTCGACCCCAAAAATGTCAACTTCGCCATCTTCCGTTCACCGTACAAGGCGGTCCGTGACCCGTTCACCCACAAAATCTACACAAACATGTATGATGCTCTCATGGACTCGACTTACTCAGCCATGAAAGCTCTTGGCTACGGTGATGTTAACATCGTCGTCGGTGAGACTGGCTGGCCTTCTGCCTGCGATGCGCCTTGGTGCTCTCTTGAAAACGCGGCTTGGTTCAACAAAAACATTATCAAACGTTCACAAAGACAAGGAACACCTCTCATGCCTAATAGACGGTTCGAGACTTACATTTTCGGTTTGTTTAATGAAGAAGGCAAACCCGGTCCAACCGCGGAGAGGAACTGGGGGCTTTTCCATTCAGATTTCTCCCCGGTTTACGACGTTGGTCTCCTCAGAAACGGACAAGGTGGTGGCGGTCGTCCAGCACCAGCCTTGCCTGCTCCTAGTACTGCCGGTGGTAAATGGTGTGTGGCCAAGTGGGGAGCCAGTGATGCGCAGTTGCAAGGGAATATTGACTGGGTGTGTAGTCAGGGAGGTGTTGATTGTAAACCGATTCAAGCCGGTGGTTCGTGCTTTAACCCGAACAGCATGAGGACGCATGCGTCTTTTGTGATGAACGCTTATTTCCAGAGAAACGGTCGCACTGATGGGTCGTGTAATTTCAGCGGAACTGGTGTGGTCGTAGGAAACAACCCAAGCAATGGTGCTTGTAGATACTAA
- the LOC106338608 gene encoding uncharacterized protein LOC106338608 produces MCEEGDSASSNSLTVEQLNNLVLEAVPRKKGRYVGLARSPGGASSSSSALYPLVDELMEQIKTKDTEIEFLKNDNAEIRVELQQNRTTMEQNNVLTQTLLQKFRTRFGEDF; encoded by the exons ATGTGTGAAGAAGGCGATTCTGCATCTTCCAACTCCTTAACCGTAGAGCAACTCAACAACCTTGTTCTCGAG GCTGTTCCAAGGAAAAAGGGCCGTTATGTTGGATTGGCTCGTTCGCCCGGAGGGGCTTCTTCTTCTTCTTCAGCTCTCTATCCACTCGTTGATGAGCTTATGGAGCAGATTAAGACCAAGGATACGGAGATTGAGTTCCTGAAGAATGACAATGCTGAAATCCGGGTTGAGCTGCAGCAAAACCGAACGACTATGGAGCAAAACAATGTTCTCACCCAGACCTTGTTGCAGAAGTTTAGGACCCGATTCGGTGAAGACTTTTAG
- the LOC106341199 gene encoding uncharacterized protein LOC106341199: MIGMRCIVFNCEWYDNVVGRGVSTDAFGVTSVHSRRRLDFYDPFILASQADQVCYIRYPRIRQRNDPWIVVMSINPRSRVQGVFDPLQQQLTEEDGEIGEFDEDNSDSSCSSSDNSSDGE; the protein is encoded by the exons ATGATTGGCATGAGATGTATTGTCTTCAACTGTGAGTGGTACGACAACGTTGTTGGTCGCGGAGTAAGCACTGACGCATTCGGTGTTACATCTGTACATTCGCGACGACGACTGGATTTTTACGATCCATTCATTCTTGCTTCACAAGCTGACCAG GTTTGCTATATTCGTTATCCGCGGATTAGGCAAAGGAACGATCCTTGGATCGTTGTCATGTCAATAAATCCCAGAAGCCGAGTACAAGGAGTATTTGATCCACTACAACAACAATTAACCGAAGAGGACGGCGAGATTGGAGAGTTTGACGAAGACAATTCAGATTCATCATGTTCATCATCAGATAATTCCTCAGATGGAGAGTAG
- the LOC106340747 gene encoding uncharacterized protein LOC106340747, producing MEHLAIHLAREAALGGPVQYRWMYLYERFMFHLKKKVKNLSKVEGSIVAQCINEETSNFAEYYFPSEVRTKSRRPARHDDRGERETYYVYVPNMFTQIGRHSGKSTDRILTVAEHAHLHTYLLTNCEDILEYESIYLAEMRLKYPDATEEQLEQLKQNNFATWLSDYVSHCLAIGHPPKDWLREIVCGPKFVAKSYPRYCTRGYAFRVLKENTVRRTIDCGVSSSSEDDVYYDNVHEILEIQYPGMIGMRCIVFNCEWYDNVVGRGVSTDAFGVTSVHSRRRLDFYDPFILASQAHQVCYICYPRIRQKNDPWIVVMSINPRSRVQGVFDPLQQQLTEEDGEIGEFDEDNSDSSCSSSDNSSDGE from the exons ATGGAGCATCTTGCTATTCATCTTGCGAGAGAAGCGGCACTCGGTGGTCCCGTGCAGTACAGGTGGATGTATTTGTACGAACGGTTTATGTTTCATCTGAAGAAGAAGGTCAAGAATTTAAGCAAGGTGGAGGGATCAATAGTGGCTCAGTGCATCAATGAGGAAACCTCAAACTTTGCTGAATACTACTTTCCATCAGAAGTTCGAACAAAAAGTCGAAGACCTGCACGGCATGATGATAGAGGTGAAAGGGAAACTTATTATGTTTATGTGCCAAACATGTTTACACAAATTGGACGACATAGTGGAAAGTCAACGGACCGGATACTTACCGTAGCTGAGCATGCTCATTTGCACACATATTTGCTTACAAACTGCGAAGACATTCTTGAATATGAGAG TATTTACTTGGCAGAGATGCGCTTAAAGTACCCGGATGCGACAGAAGAACAACTCGAACAACTCAAGCAAAACAACTTTGCAACATGGCTTTCTGATTAT GTAAGCCATTGTTTAGCTATTGGGCACCCACCTAAAGATTGGTTACGTGAGATAGTTTGTGGTCCAAAGTTTGTTGCAAAGTCATATCCGAGATATTGCACACGAGGATATGCATTCAGAGTTCTTAAGGAAAATACTGTAAGGAGAACAATTGATTGTGGGGTTTCTTCGTCATCCGAAGACGATGTGTACTACGATAACGTACACGAGATTTTAGAAATTCAGTACCCGGGAATGATTGGCATGAGATGTATTGTCTTCAACTGTGAGTGGTACGACAACGTTGTTGGTCGCGGAGTAAGCACTGACGCATTCGGTGTTACATCTGTACATTCGCGACGACGACTGGATTTTTACGATCCATTCATTCTTGCTTCACAAGCTCACCAG GTTTGCTATATTTGTTATCCGCGGATTAGGCAAAAGAACGATCCTTGGATCGTTGTCATGTCAATAAATCCCAGAAGCCGAGTACAAGGAGTATTTGATCCACTACAACAACAATTAACCGAAGAGGACGGCGAGATTGGAGAGTTTGACGAAGACAATTCAGATTCATCATGTTCATCATCAGATAATTCCTCAGATGGAGAGTAG